A genomic segment from Chrysiogenia bacterium encodes:
- a CDS encoding LysM peptidoglycan-binding domain-containing protein codes for MLNFRTFVCLCLVLNLSACAGVFGCPDCPCECPVAGDAVAQAATGEPGAITEAEAADEADSAEAAAAEVSTEEDQGEINEAMAGELELIPDLPSDLPEVTPEENEQILSRLEGFFSQPDAELGEQIDDLVIYRGIPPEGEKVPDDYIPMLLNSHVERWILYFTGKGQKHFNKWLARLPRWQGMFERILEEEGVPRDLVYLAMIESGFSTRAYSRARAVGPWQFMRATGRMYDLHVNWWTDERRDPVKATRAAARHLRDLHDEFGSWYLAAAAYNAGGGKIRRGLARYNVTTFWELLNHRYLRSETREYVPKMLAAMILAKAPERFGFVGIEPEEAYEYETVEVPPSTDLAILAKAVDESYQTIHDLNPHYRRWFTPPEGSHYEVRIPKGKSALFAENFEKLNKGKSRTFLTHKVRKGETLSQLAYMYQTDQWAIKRLNRIGRYLRAGQTIQIPVRPGTKPKKPPARLASASRMLQNTEYKTPKGYAELLHVVERGDSLWSVSRRFGVTISDIKRWNEIPGGNRIMPGDVITVYLPEDSAEAFKDTTRVRVKDDAAIAAQLTTVKYKVRRGDTGWGIAKKHGVAFQDFQTWNPKVDWRTIKPGQELQLRVPRK; via the coding sequence ATGCTGAACTTTCGAACTTTTGTCTGCCTGTGTCTTGTCCTGAATCTGAGCGCCTGCGCCGGGGTTTTCGGCTGTCCCGATTGCCCCTGTGAGTGCCCTGTTGCCGGGGATGCCGTTGCACAGGCCGCTACAGGCGAACCCGGCGCGATCACGGAAGCAGAAGCAGCCGATGAGGCCGATTCCGCGGAGGCGGCGGCTGCGGAGGTCTCCACCGAAGAGGACCAGGGCGAGATCAACGAGGCCATGGCCGGGGAGCTGGAGCTCATCCCGGATCTTCCCAGTGACTTGCCCGAGGTCACCCCGGAAGAGAACGAGCAGATCCTGTCGCGGCTGGAGGGATTTTTCTCGCAGCCCGACGCCGAACTCGGTGAGCAGATCGACGATCTGGTCATCTACCGCGGCATCCCGCCCGAGGGCGAGAAGGTGCCCGACGACTACATTCCGATGCTGCTCAACTCCCATGTCGAGCGCTGGATTCTCTACTTCACCGGCAAGGGGCAAAAACATTTCAACAAGTGGCTGGCCCGCCTGCCGCGCTGGCAGGGGATGTTCGAGAGAATTCTCGAAGAAGAAGGCGTGCCCAGGGACCTGGTTTACCTGGCCATGATCGAGAGCGGGTTTTCCACGCGCGCCTATTCACGCGCGCGGGCGGTGGGGCCCTGGCAGTTCATGCGGGCCACCGGCCGCATGTACGACCTGCACGTCAACTGGTGGACGGACGAGCGGCGAGACCCGGTCAAGGCCACCCGCGCGGCGGCACGCCACCTGCGCGACCTGCACGATGAATTCGGAAGCTGGTATCTGGCGGCGGCGGCCTACAACGCAGGCGGCGGTAAGATCCGTCGCGGACTGGCGCGCTACAACGTGACCACATTCTGGGAGCTGCTCAACCATCGCTACCTGCGCAGTGAGACCCGCGAATACGTCCCCAAGATGCTGGCAGCAATGATTCTGGCCAAGGCCCCCGAGCGCTTTGGATTTGTGGGAATTGAGCCCGAAGAGGCCTACGAATACGAGACGGTGGAAGTGCCGCCCTCGACGGACCTGGCGATCCTTGCCAAGGCAGTGGACGAGTCGTACCAGACGATCCACGACCTAAATCCCCACTACCGACGCTGGTTCACGCCGCCAGAGGGCAGCCACTACGAGGTGCGCATCCCCAAAGGCAAGAGCGCGCTCTTTGCCGAGAACTTCGAGAAGCTCAACAAGGGCAAGTCGCGGACCTTCCTGACTCACAAGGTGCGAAAGGGCGAGACCCTCTCGCAGCTCGCCTACATGTATCAGACCGATCAGTGGGCGATTAAGCGCCTCAACCGGATCGGTCGCTACCTGCGCGCGGGGCAGACGATCCAGATCCCGGTGCGCCCGGGCACCAAGCCCAAGAAACCGCCGGCGCGGCTCGCCAGCGCCAGCCGGATGCTGCAGAACACGGAATACAAGACGCCCAAGGGCTATGCCGAGCTTCTCCACGTGGTCGAGCGCGGCGACTCCCTCTGGTCGGTTTCGCGGCGCTTCGGAGTGACCATCAGCGACATCAAGCGCTGGAACGAGATCCCCGGCGGCAATCGCATCATGCCCGGTGACGTGATCACCGTGTATTTGCCGGAAGACAGCGCCGAGGCTTTCAAGGATACCACCCGCGTGCGCGTCAAGGACGACGCCGCCATCGCCGCGCAGCTCACCACTGTGAAATACAAGGTTCGGCGCGGCGATACCGGGTGGGGCATTGCCAAGAAGCACGGCGTCGCATTCCAGGATTTCCAGACCTGGAATCCGAAGGTCGATTGGCGGACAATCAAGCCGGGGCAGGAACTCCAGCTCCGCGTCCCCAGGAAGTGA
- a CDS encoding twin-arginine translocase TatA/TatE family subunit has product MEAVTIGVTEAVVILGIVTLFFGGKKIPQVAEALGKAIRNFRNASEQAQSEKDAEEDEEGDEPRT; this is encoded by the coding sequence ATGGAAGCCGTGACAATCGGTGTGACCGAGGCCGTGGTGATTCTGGGAATCGTGACGCTGTTTTTTGGCGGCAAAAAGATCCCGCAGGTGGCCGAAGCCCTTGGAAAAGCGATCCGGAACTTCCGCAATGCCAGCGAGCAGGCCCAGAGCGAGAAAGATGCTGAAGAGGATGAGGAAGGCGACGAGCCGCGCACCTGA